The Micromonospora sp. WMMD961 genome has a segment encoding these proteins:
- a CDS encoding HAD-IB family hydrolase — translation MGRSAAFFDLDKTVIAKSSALAFGRPFYRDGLITRRDVVKSAYAQLMFRLGGTDEQTMARTRDYLAALCKGWQVEQVRQIVAETLHELINPYVYAEAAALIEEHQAAGRDVVLVSASGEEMVRPIGELLGVTDVIATRMTVRDGRYSGEVEFYAAGPSKVEAVSELAAARDYDLADSYAYSDSYSDRPLLECVGHPSVVNPDRQLRKLASENAWPVLEFRHPIPLGRRLRERPAVPVAAAALGVGVGVAIGIAWYGRHRRTRTATTTA, via the coding sequence GTGGGCCGAAGTGCCGCTTTCTTCGATCTGGACAAGACCGTCATCGCCAAGTCGAGCGCCCTGGCGTTTGGTCGGCCGTTCTACCGGGACGGGCTGATCACCCGGCGTGACGTGGTCAAGTCGGCGTACGCGCAGCTGATGTTCCGGCTGGGCGGCACCGACGAGCAGACCATGGCCCGAACACGGGACTACCTGGCCGCGCTCTGCAAGGGCTGGCAGGTGGAGCAGGTCCGCCAGATCGTCGCGGAGACACTGCACGAGCTGATCAACCCTTACGTGTACGCCGAGGCCGCCGCCCTGATCGAGGAGCACCAAGCGGCGGGGCGGGACGTGGTGCTGGTGTCGGCGTCGGGCGAGGAGATGGTCCGGCCGATCGGCGAGTTGCTCGGGGTCACCGACGTGATCGCCACCCGGATGACGGTTCGCGATGGCCGGTACAGCGGTGAGGTCGAGTTCTACGCGGCCGGCCCGAGCAAGGTCGAGGCCGTCAGCGAGTTGGCGGCAGCCCGGGACTACGACCTGGCCGACTCGTACGCCTACTCCGACTCGTACAGCGATCGTCCTTTGCTGGAGTGTGTCGGCCACCCGAGCGTGGTCAACCCGGATCGGCAGCTGCGCAAGCTGGCTTCGGAGAACGCGTGGCCGGTGCTGGAGTTCCGGCACCCGATCCCGCTGGGCCGCCGCCTGCGGGAGCGACCCGCGGTACCGGTGGCTGCGGCAGCGCTCGGCGTCGGTGTGGGCGTGGCCATCGGCATCGCCTGGTACGGCCGGCACCGTCGGACCCGCACGGCCACGACCACCGCCTGA
- a CDS encoding HD domain-containing protein — MAALIDTAQEVARHLLETQLPRRWSHVQAVAAKADRLSGAVPSEDREVLVAAAWLHDVGYSPDLVDTGFHSLDGGRWLRRERFNERIAALVAHHSCAWLEADERGLGEDLAAEFVREETAVTDALCCADMTTGPDGH, encoded by the coding sequence ATGGCCGCCCTCATCGACACCGCCCAGGAAGTTGCGCGACACCTGCTGGAGACGCAGCTACCCCGTCGGTGGAGTCACGTCCAGGCAGTCGCCGCCAAGGCGGACCGGCTCAGCGGGGCAGTCCCGAGCGAGGATCGCGAGGTACTCGTAGCGGCGGCCTGGCTACACGACGTGGGTTACAGCCCAGACCTGGTCGACACCGGCTTCCACTCGCTCGATGGTGGCCGCTGGCTCCGTCGTGAACGCTTCAACGAGCGCATCGCTGCCCTGGTCGCTCATCACTCCTGCGCCTGGTTGGAAGCCGACGAACGTGGGCTCGGTGAGGACCTGGCCGCCGAGTTCGTTCGGGAAGAAACGGCAGTGACCGATGCTCTCTGCTGTGCCGACATGACGACCGGACCAGATGGTCACTGA
- a CDS encoding helix-turn-helix transcriptional regulator codes for MVYDDSTEMVRHPSALDVARQAWASRLSELRERGRLSYRELSKRTEVPVSTVADVLSAKSLPRWETASAIIAALGGDPVEYRDTFNTFKEARSLAQNVSASSGGVVFGTISGNIVHHYTERTASRYMTPAGDSLSWLFEKVPESIGSGYRDAWQSYITGALLPSFAAVRWVLEATCVDQGAGGDWTLLEKLQVLCDRGIITDELLERAERTVSAANAAVHSPGEQLRQVEVEEGVRLLGAIIAHIYVVI; via the coding sequence GTGGTTTATGACGATTCGACCGAAATGGTCAGGCACCCCAGTGCCCTCGACGTGGCTCGACAAGCATGGGCATCCCGGCTGTCTGAACTTCGCGAGCGCGGTCGCCTCTCCTATCGGGAACTGAGCAAGAGGACCGAGGTTCCGGTATCCACAGTTGCTGATGTTTTAAGTGCGAAATCTTTACCTCGATGGGAAACGGCCAGCGCAATCATTGCCGCGCTTGGCGGCGATCCGGTCGAATATCGCGATACGTTCAATACTTTCAAAGAAGCAAGAAGCCTCGCACAAAATGTCTCCGCATCCAGTGGTGGAGTAGTATTCGGCACCATATCTGGGAATATAGTTCATCACTACACCGAAAGAACTGCTTCCAGATACATGACACCGGCAGGAGATTCACTGTCGTGGCTATTCGAAAAGGTTCCGGAAAGCATCGGCTCAGGCTATAGAGACGCCTGGCAATCCTACATTACCGGGGCGCTTCTCCCGAGTTTCGCGGCAGTTAGATGGGTCTTGGAAGCCACTTGCGTAGATCAAGGTGCAGGTGGCGACTGGACGCTGTTGGAGAAACTTCAAGTACTCTGTGATCGAGGCATCATAACTGATGAACTACTGGAGCGAGCGGAACGAACTGTTTCGGCGGCGAATGCGGCCGTGCATTCTCCGGGGGAACAGTTGCGACAGGTGGAAGTAGAGGAAGGAGTCAGGCTACTGGGCGCCATAATTGCTCACATATATGTTGTGATTTAG
- a CDS encoding NUDIX domain-containing protein: MASAATSRFWFDHSMGYVGSYTWQLRQLVGSRLLLMPGAQVVLLDEAEHVLFQRRRDSGLWEIPAGAAEPGGSFVGTAIDEVREETGLIVDSSDLAAFGCLSEPDAHVITYPNGDRMHCFAMCFEARRWSGVIEPESTEVLEVAFADPATPPGPLQAQTRVVLEMHAAYRLTGRFQAR; the protein is encoded by the coding sequence GTGGCCAGCGCGGCAACATCACGCTTCTGGTTTGATCACTCGATGGGTTATGTCGGCTCCTACACCTGGCAACTCCGACAGTTGGTCGGGTCTCGCCTGCTGCTCATGCCCGGAGCGCAGGTCGTTCTTCTCGACGAGGCTGAGCACGTCCTGTTCCAGCGACGTCGTGATTCTGGCTTGTGGGAGATACCGGCCGGGGCCGCCGAGCCAGGAGGAAGCTTCGTCGGCACCGCGATCGATGAGGTCCGAGAGGAGACCGGACTCATAGTCGACAGCTCCGACCTCGCTGCCTTCGGTTGCCTGTCTGAGCCGGATGCGCACGTCATCACCTATCCCAACGGTGACCGGATGCACTGCTTTGCCATGTGCTTCGAAGCGCGACGATGGTCAGGCGTGATCGAGCCGGAGAGCACGGAGGTGCTCGAAGTGGCTTTCGCTGACCCCGCAACGCCACCCGGACCGCTGCAAGCACAGACCCGGGTTGTCCTGGAAATGCACGCCGCTTATCGCCTGACCGGCCGGTTCCAAGCCAGGTGA
- a CDS encoding sigma-70 family RNA polymerase sigma factor, whose product MGPPQERDEGWFTSLYAAEYAHIVRYGLRRLADRDASAELAQDVFVVAWRRRVEVPERSLPWLYGVARRLLANQWRSRRGAPDLLPISDVELARLAGSSGADATVGVADIRAALATLNDLDQEILRLVGWEELTVSEAAKVLGCTRTTAAVRLHRARRRLAEAMSDRPAQSRRRPVLVTTREDL is encoded by the coding sequence GTGGGTCCACCGCAGGAGCGGGACGAGGGCTGGTTCACCAGTCTCTACGCCGCCGAGTACGCGCACATAGTCCGATACGGCCTGCGCCGGCTCGCTGACAGGGATGCCTCGGCGGAGCTTGCCCAGGATGTCTTCGTCGTCGCCTGGCGTCGTCGCGTCGAGGTGCCGGAGCGCAGTCTGCCCTGGCTGTACGGGGTGGCCCGACGCCTTCTGGCGAACCAGTGGCGGTCCCGGCGTGGAGCCCCAGACCTCCTGCCGATCAGCGACGTCGAGTTGGCTCGGCTGGCCGGCTCGTCGGGTGCGGACGCCACCGTCGGGGTTGCCGACATCCGGGCCGCTCTGGCCACCCTCAACGACCTCGATCAGGAAATCCTCCGGCTGGTCGGCTGGGAGGAGTTGACGGTGTCCGAGGCGGCCAAGGTTCTGGGCTGCACCCGGACAACTGCCGCGGTTCGCCTGCACCGCGCCCGCCGCCGTCTTGCCGAGGCGATGTCGGACCGGCCCGCACAGTCCCGGCGTCGTCCGGTGTTGGTGACCACTCGAGAGGATCTGTGA
- a CDS encoding CU044_5270 family protein, whose product MFGAERTRTLLGPADPARNAAVGPPPVSARELIDRAGATETVAGRRRVRPTRRLVLAAGTLAVAAGAVTVLQPFGGATPDTPRGPGSVLVPVAYQFDADPPAAGPQLRMLADKIEDAAYDHQIGRYMYHHTKVWGDPVMTAADGRHQVAFPHETKIWQAADGTGNQATVQLEPEYPDQESRDYWQRESAGRPAVTGTPAPSVIPLPPMEIRPLSADPSELPELLKVEHGAGAASKEVSTLYGRYVVPRATRAAVLRVLADVHGFRWRGQVTDRAGRNGVAVTFDDREHDAQSLLIFDPNTGDLLAHERLTLSPARISSYKVILDVAWTDRVG is encoded by the coding sequence ATGTTCGGAGCAGAGCGAACCCGTACTCTTCTCGGCCCGGCCGACCCGGCGCGGAATGCCGCCGTCGGGCCGCCACCCGTCTCGGCCCGCGAGCTGATTGACCGCGCCGGCGCTACCGAGACGGTCGCCGGGCGTCGGCGCGTACGCCCGACCCGCCGGCTGGTCCTGGCGGCCGGGACGTTGGCGGTCGCGGCCGGTGCCGTGACGGTGCTCCAGCCATTCGGCGGGGCCACCCCGGACACGCCACGTGGGCCGGGATCGGTGCTCGTGCCGGTCGCGTACCAGTTCGACGCGGACCCGCCGGCGGCCGGCCCGCAGCTGCGCATGCTGGCCGACAAGATCGAAGACGCGGCGTACGACCACCAGATCGGGCGATACATGTATCACCACACGAAGGTGTGGGGCGATCCGGTGATGACGGCCGCCGACGGCCGCCACCAGGTGGCCTTTCCCCACGAGACGAAGATCTGGCAGGCCGCCGACGGGACCGGTAACCAGGCCACCGTTCAACTGGAACCGGAGTACCCCGACCAGGAGTCTCGGGACTACTGGCAGCGCGAAAGCGCTGGGCGACCAGCAGTCACCGGCACCCCCGCCCCGAGTGTCATTCCGCTGCCGCCCATGGAGATCCGGCCGCTGTCGGCCGACCCGTCCGAGCTGCCGGAGCTACTGAAGGTCGAGCACGGCGCGGGGGCGGCGAGCAAGGAGGTCAGTACGCTCTACGGGCGGTACGTCGTACCGCGTGCGACCCGAGCGGCGGTCCTACGGGTCCTCGCCGACGTGCACGGCTTCCGCTGGCGGGGGCAGGTCACGGACCGCGCCGGCCGGAACGGTGTCGCCGTCACCTTCGACGACCGCGAGCACGACGCGCAATCTCTTCTGATCTTCGATCCGAACACGGGCGACCTGCTCGCCCACGAGCGGTTGACGCTGTCGCCCGCGCGGATCAGCTCGTACAAGGTGATCCTCGATGTCGCCTGGACCGACCGGGTCGGCTGA
- the ssd gene encoding septum site-determining protein Ssd yields MPSRTSVPPIRRLPLVVTGDDDLLDDVLRLAAAGGTEVELARDPAAARTRWLPAPLVLLGVDQAQACLRARLPQRPRLVLVGRAGQLDPGWQIAELVGAEYVALLPAAESWLVDRFAEQGPDRPDGVDARVVAVFGGRGGAGASVLAGGLAVTAARARLRTLLVDADPLGGGLDLVLGWEQLEGLRWPSLTGADGRVDAPALVQALPSRGDLVVLSWDRGEMLALPAAAMAATVDAARRGRDFVVVDLPRQLDDAAVVALQSTDQAFVVVPAELRATAAAARVVAAAAPHCAALSVVVRGPAPGRLRAAEVARALGLPLAGTLRPEPGLCRGLERGEAPAAAGKGPLAALCQRIVSDLTGVPSAGAA; encoded by the coding sequence ATGCCATCCCGTACCTCCGTCCCGCCGATCCGCCGGCTCCCGCTGGTCGTCACCGGCGACGACGATCTGCTCGATGACGTGCTCCGGCTCGCCGCCGCAGGCGGGACCGAGGTGGAGCTTGCCCGCGACCCGGCAGCCGCGCGTACCCGATGGCTTCCCGCGCCGCTGGTGTTGCTCGGCGTCGATCAGGCGCAGGCATGTCTGCGTGCCCGGTTGCCGCAGCGCCCCCGGCTGGTGCTGGTCGGCCGGGCCGGTCAGCTCGACCCCGGCTGGCAGATCGCCGAGCTGGTCGGTGCCGAGTACGTCGCCCTGCTGCCCGCCGCTGAGTCATGGCTGGTGGACCGGTTCGCCGAGCAGGGCCCGGACCGTCCGGACGGCGTCGACGCCCGGGTCGTCGCGGTCTTCGGGGGTCGGGGCGGTGCCGGGGCGAGTGTCCTGGCCGGTGGCTTGGCCGTGACCGCCGCGCGGGCCCGGTTACGCACCCTGCTGGTCGACGCAGATCCACTCGGTGGGGGCCTCGACCTCGTGCTGGGCTGGGAACAGTTGGAGGGGCTGCGGTGGCCGTCGCTCACCGGTGCGGACGGGCGGGTGGACGCCCCGGCGCTGGTGCAGGCGCTACCCAGCCGGGGTGACCTGGTGGTGCTCTCCTGGGATCGCGGCGAGATGCTGGCGCTGCCGGCGGCGGCGATGGCGGCGACAGTGGACGCCGCCCGGCGCGGGCGGGACTTCGTGGTGGTCGACCTGCCCCGCCAGTTGGACGACGCGGCCGTGGTGGCGTTGCAGTCGACCGATCAGGCGTTTGTCGTCGTCCCGGCCGAGTTACGCGCCACCGCTGCGGCGGCGCGGGTCGTGGCCGCCGCCGCCCCGCACTGCGCGGCGCTGTCGGTGGTGGTGCGCGGGCCGGCTCCCGGTCGGCTACGCGCGGCCGAGGTCGCACGGGCTCTTGGTCTCCCACTGGCGGGCACGCTGCGTCCTGAGCCGGGGCTGTGCCGTGGCCTGGAACGAGGTGAGGCACCCGCCGCCGCAGGCAAAGGCCCCCTGGCCGCACTCTGCCAACGGATCGTCTCCGACCTCACCGGTGTGCCGTCGGCGGGTGCGGCATGA
- a CDS encoding TadA family conjugal transfer-associated ATPase: protein MTGRPEDGTLAARVRQRIAAATTPVTAAAIVSAVRAEPNTAVLGDTAVLRIADRVHDDLVGAGPLAPLLADPEVTDVLVNGTRVWVDRGSGLQQVAVPVGSAEDVRRLAQRLISSAGRRLDDGSPYADARLPDGTRLHAVLPPVATEGPYLSLRTFRHRPFTLDELVRQGTVPRPVAPLLAAVVAARLAYLVTGGTGSGKTTLLNTLLGMVPATERIVLVEDAAELRPGHPHVVGLQARTANVEGSGVVGMGDLVRQALRMRPDRLVVGECRGGEVVDLLAALNTGHDGGAGTLHANTPSDVPARLEALGMLGGLPRAALHAQVVAALQVLFQVRRGDRGRVLESVCLLLPEGPERLVTVVPAWVRGSGLGLAARALGALLRERGVAVPPILSEPWPGTAGPA from the coding sequence ATGACCGGCCGGCCGGAGGACGGCACCCTCGCCGCCCGCGTACGGCAGCGCATCGCCGCCGCCACCACTCCCGTGACAGCGGCGGCGATCGTGTCCGCGGTACGCGCCGAGCCCAACACCGCGGTGCTCGGCGACACCGCCGTGCTGCGGATCGCCGACCGGGTGCACGACGACCTCGTGGGCGCCGGACCGCTGGCTCCGCTGCTCGCCGATCCGGAGGTGACCGATGTCCTGGTCAACGGGACGCGGGTGTGGGTCGACCGTGGTTCGGGGCTGCAACAGGTCGCGGTGCCGGTGGGCTCGGCAGAGGATGTACGCCGGTTGGCGCAGCGGCTGATCTCCAGCGCCGGCCGGCGGCTCGACGACGGATCTCCGTACGCGGATGCCCGGCTTCCCGACGGCACTCGGTTGCACGCCGTGCTGCCACCGGTCGCGACCGAAGGTCCGTACCTGTCCCTGCGGACCTTTCGGCACCGACCGTTCACCCTCGACGAGCTGGTACGTCAGGGGACTGTGCCGCGACCCGTGGCGCCGCTGCTCGCCGCCGTCGTCGCTGCCCGACTGGCGTACCTGGTGACCGGCGGGACGGGGTCCGGCAAGACGACCCTGCTCAACACGCTGCTGGGGATGGTGCCGGCCACCGAGCGGATCGTGCTGGTGGAGGACGCCGCCGAACTGCGTCCGGGGCATCCGCACGTGGTGGGGCTCCAGGCACGCACCGCCAATGTGGAGGGATCGGGCGTCGTCGGCATGGGTGACCTGGTTCGGCAGGCACTGCGGATGCGGCCGGACCGCCTGGTGGTCGGGGAGTGTCGGGGTGGTGAGGTGGTCGACCTGCTGGCTGCCCTCAACACCGGCCACGACGGAGGCGCGGGCACGCTGCACGCCAATACCCCGTCCGACGTGCCGGCCCGGCTGGAGGCCCTGGGCATGCTGGGCGGCCTGCCCCGTGCCGCGCTGCACGCCCAGGTCGTGGCCGCGTTGCAGGTGCTGTTCCAGGTACGACGAGGCGATCGGGGACGTGTCCTGGAATCGGTCTGCCTGCTGCTGCCGGAGGGGCCCGAGCGCCTGGTGACCGTGGTGCCCGCCTGGGTACGCGGCAGCGGCCTCGGGCTGGCCGCCCGGGCCCTCGGGGCGCTGCTTCGCGAGCGTGGGGTGGCGGTGCCACCGATCCTCAGCGAGCCGTGGCCCGGAACGGCAGGCCCGGCATGA
- a CDS encoding type II secretion system F family protein has protein sequence MRSRGATIQRSTAALGRTADPDQAGPSVVRRLDVIRLAAALGGLAVAVVVGGWLGWLGAVPTAFLLDRLLRRIESPSVRRRRLQEAADLPLAADLLAAAMRAGAPVDRSILAVAETLHGPLAGRLARVGRTFLLGGGPAEAWSALEGIPGAERLTAAALRSANSGAALAGALTRLADDLRADRATAAEASARRAGVLIVLPLGLCFLPAFILAGLVPVIVAVLGDVL, from the coding sequence ATGAGGTCCCGGGGCGCGACAATCCAACGCAGCACAGCGGCCCTGGGCAGGACAGCGGACCCGGACCAAGCCGGGCCGTCCGTCGTACGGCGGCTGGACGTGATCCGGCTCGCGGCAGCGCTGGGTGGGCTTGCCGTGGCCGTCGTCGTCGGCGGCTGGTTGGGGTGGCTCGGCGCGGTCCCGACCGCGTTCCTGTTGGATCGTCTCCTGCGGCGGATCGAGTCGCCGAGTGTGCGCAGGCGGCGGCTGCAGGAGGCTGCCGACCTGCCGCTCGCCGCTGATCTCCTCGCTGCGGCGATGCGGGCGGGTGCCCCGGTGGACCGCTCGATTCTGGCCGTCGCCGAGACGCTGCACGGGCCGCTGGCCGGTCGGCTGGCCCGGGTCGGCCGCACGTTTCTGCTCGGCGGTGGCCCGGCGGAGGCGTGGTCCGCGTTGGAGGGGATACCCGGCGCTGAGCGCTTGACGGCAGCGGCGTTGCGCTCGGCCAACAGCGGTGCGGCCCTGGCCGGTGCGTTGACGCGGCTCGCGGATGACCTGCGTGCCGACCGGGCCACCGCAGCCGAGGCGTCGGCACGCCGGGCCGGGGTCCTCATCGTCCTGCCGCTGGGGCTCTGCTTCCTGCCGGCGTTCATTCTCGCCGGTCTGGTGCCGGTGATCGTCGCCGTTCTCGGCGACGTGCTCTGA